In one window of Oryza sativa Japonica Group chromosome 9, ASM3414082v1 DNA:
- the LOC136351700 gene encoding putative leucine-rich repeat receptor-like serine/threonine-protein kinase At2g19230, translated as MRFLLKFLLLVHPFLLLHVYVHAEPDNLGFVSIDCGLSGPSYVDDRTNISYISDDAYIATGEKHEISSEYKSRALYTSGLSLRSFPSGGRNCYAVAAAAKGRKYLVRAWFMHGDYDGGGKSLAVRPVRFNLNIGLDFWYEVTVSDAASTYALEAIAVAVASSLSVCLLDTGHGTPFISSLELRPIGIDMYPGAVANRSLGLFGRWNMGANNFLRSASVLYFFRY; from the exons ATGAGGTTCTTACTGAAGTTCTTGCTGCTTGTTCATCCTTTTCTACTGCTGCATGTGTACGTACATGCAGAGCCTGATAATCTAG GGTTCGTGAGCATCGACTGCGGGCTAAGTGGGCCTTCCTACGTGGACGATCGCACGAACATTTCCTACATCTCCGACGACGCGTACATAGCAACCGGAGAGAAGCACGAGATTTCATCGGAATACAAAAGCCGAGCGCTATACACGTCAGGCCTTAGCCTGAGGAGCTTCCCTTCCGGCGGCCGCAACTgctacgccgtcgccgccgccgcaaaagGCCGCAAGTACCTCGTCAGGGCGTGGTTCATGCACGGCGactacgacggcggcgggaagaGCCTCGCGGTGAGGCCGGTGAGGTTCAACCTGAACATCGGCCTCGACTTCTGGTACGAGGTGACCGTCTCCGACGCCGCGTCGACGTACGCGTTAGAGgcgatcgccgtcgccgtggccaGCTCGCTGTCGGTGTGCCTGCTGGACACCGGACATGGGACTCCGTTCATCTCGTCGCTGGAGCTGAGGCCGATCGGCATCGACATGTACCCCGGCGCTGTGGCGAACCGATCTCTTGGGCTGTTCGGGCGCTGGAACATGGGCGCAAACAACTTCCTCAGGTCTGCCTCTGTCCTGTATTTTTTTAgatactag